The Anolis carolinensis isolate JA03-04 chromosome 2, rAnoCar3.1.pri, whole genome shotgun sequence genome has a window encoding:
- the chst13 gene encoding carbohydrate sulfotransferase 13: MRKSRAPRVALATCLASLLLVLFYLQSSPDPAVEDRTLKTVWHGKSGRNPLQTLYNSDQVEQSSLQSTHQRRRELLSSMCSRYTRKRRLLTPDDLRHLVVDDTHGLLYCYVPKVACTNWKRVMMVLTGQGKYQDPLDIPANEAHVSSNLHTLSEYSIPEINYRLRNYLKFIFVREPLERLVSAYRNKFTRNYNTAFHKRYGTKIIRRHRRDPTEEALERGHDVHFEEFVYYLLDPRTQHEEPFNEHWERVHSLCHPCIIHYDVVGKYETLAKDANYILRLIGADAGIKFPSSSKTTRTNDDMTAKFFQNISPFYQRRLFNLYKMDYLLFNYTIPSYLHIR; the protein is encoded by the exons CTGTAGAAGACAGGACTTTGAAGACCGTCTGGCATGGGAAGTCTGGCCGAAATCCACTCCAGACGCTATACAATAGTGACCAG GTCGAGCAGTCTTCCTTACAATCTACTCACCAGCGGAGGCGAGAACTGCTGAGTAGCATGTGCAGCCGTTACACTCGCAAGCGTCGCCTCCTGACTCCCGATGACTTGCGCCACCTGGTCGTTGATGACACCCACGGACTGCTCTACTGCTACGTCCCCAAGGTGGCTTGCACTAACTGGAAGCGAGTCATGATGGTGTTGACAGGGCAGGGCAAGTATCAGGACCCTCTGGACATCCCAGCCAATGAGGCACATGTGTCATCCAACTTGCACACCCTCTCTGAGTACAGCATCCCAGAGATCAACTACCGCTTGCGAAACTACCTCAAGTTCATCTTTGTTCGGGAGCCTCTCGAGCGGCTGGTCTCAGCTTACCGCAACAAGTTCACCCGCAATTACAACACAGCATTCCACAAACGCTATGGAACAAAGATCATCCGGCGACACCGGCGGGATCCCACAGAAGAGGCCCTGGAACGTGGTCACGATGTGCATTTTGAGGAATTTGTTTACTACTTGCTGGATCCACGGACACAACATGAGGAGCCTTTCAATGAGCATTGGGAGCGAGTGCATTCCTTATGCCACCCCTGCATCATCCACTATGATGTAGTGGGCAAGTATGAGACATTGGCCAAGGATGCCAATTACATCCTGCGACTGATTGGGGCTGATGCAGGCATCAAGTTCCCATCCTCCTCCAAGACCACCAGGACCAATGACGACATGACGGCTAAGTTCTTCCAGAATATCAGCCCCTTCTACCAAAGGAGATTATTTAATTTATACAAAATGGATTACTTGCTTTTCAATTACACCATTCCTTCTTATTTACATATCCGATGA